TAGAAGAGGGTTCTAGGCAGTCGCAATCGTAGAAAAATTATACAGCAGCAGAGATCGGAATATGTTGTGCTCAAAGTAATTTACCTTTTTAGCTACTTCTTCTTTTCTTTTTCTTATTGCTGCTTGGTTAATCTCCATTTGATCTCGAATGCGTTGTTTAGCCTCTTCTGTCTGTTGCTGAATTATTTTTTTCTATTATCTCTATCAGTCTCCCCTTGTTTTGCAAACTCTGTTATTTTCTCTTTAGATTCTAAAGCTGCTTTTTTATGAAAGAGGCTGTCTTGGTTGCCTCTTTCATAGTTGCTTCTGATAATTTCTCACTTTTATTCTTTGGAAGAAATAGGGGGATAGAAGATCCGTGTGTTTTTCTAAGAATTTCTTGGCTAGCATTATAGTTTAATTTGGGGTTTATGAGGTAAAGAGACTTTTTCATTTGAAGATTTTGGAGAAATTTCTAGGGGGGCTTGGCTGCTTTTTTTACGTCTGACTAATAAATATGCCAAACCTACATAATCCTATTCCTAAGATCAAACTGCCTATTCCAAGGCCTAAGAGTACTTTCTGCAGTAAGTTCAGGAACAATTGAAAGAATAATTATCTCTATCGATGGTAAGAGTATTTAGAGAGGAATCAAACTAAAAGGGGCAGCTACCAATGTGCATTTTCGAGAATTGTCAGTATTTTTTACGCCCTGTTAAAGAAGGTTATATAGTTGTTTCTTTTGGGTTTATAGAATTTTTAGTGATAAAATTAAGTGCTTTGATTTTTTATTAATTTTAAATTTTATAAGTGCGAAAAAGCTCTAAATTGTTATGGAGGAGTTGGGGACTAGTGTAGAAAAGATGTCAAACAGTTTATACGAAATGTTCCAGAGAACCTTTAAAAAATAGTAAGTAAAAGTTAAGAGAATCTTTAATGCTAAGGCAATAATTCCAAGACCCAGGACTTCCAGAACCCCAAATATGGTGTGCCAAACCACTTGTTTTTTCCAATCCTGGTCACTTGTATACCAAACGCTGTAGAGTCGACCTGCTCCAAGAATATTACCTAAAATAGGTACAATCCCCAGAAGAGAGCGAATAAGAGCAGTTTGTGAGGAAAGTAGCCAATCTGAAGCTTCCGATAAGCCGTGATGATCGCGAACAAATCCCTCTCTAAAGACTTCGGGAAGGTGCATAGTACTCTCTATGAAAATAAGATTGCTTGACCGCATTGATTTATCTTTTTAGCATAAATTAAAAATGACATTTTTTAACAACCAATGAATCTAGAAAATAGGTAATATAGAATAGTAAGAATAATTTTAAATAAGAGGATAATGATTCCTAGACCTAGGATTTCTAAAACTCCGATTATAGTATGCCAAACTTTTTCAGATGGTTCATCTAAAACATCGTTTGTAGAAAGCGCGCTGTAAATTCGGGCTGCTCCTAAAATTGACCCTAAGATAGGGATGGAGCGAAAAATAGCATTTTTGCTGGAGGTAGAAGTCTTTAAGATTATTTCATTAATAGGCTCAGTTAAACCATCTTCACTACTTCTTACAAAACCTAACTTAATTATAGTCGGGGTGGTTTTTGTTTTCTGAACAAATTCACCATCACTTCTGTATTGCCTTATTAACATAACAGTTCTTCATTTTTTAATGAAACATTTTAGCAAAATTCTCAATAAATATTCTATTTTCTTTTTTATTAAAAATTAACAGATTTATTGAAAAAATTTATGAAGCAGTAACTGGAAATTTCTAAAATCCGCAGATCATGTGTGCGCGTCTAGAAGCTACGCTATCTTTAGAGGAACTTACAAATAGGGCCCTGTAAATCAGGCGAATCCTAAAATTGATTTAAGGAGAGGGAAAGGGCGACAACAGGCTTTCCCTATTTTTTTATTATCATCGGATTCGGTCCTTAATAAAAAGAGGTATAATAAGGAGAATTGTGAAGATTATTTTCAATGCAAGAAGAAGGATTCCTAAACCGAAAGCTTCTAAAATTCCAAAGATTGTCTGCACGCATTTATTAAGTAAATTATCTTCAGAGGAACTTACAGATAGGGCGCTGTACACTCGGGCTGCTCCTAAAATTGATCCCACGACAGGGAGAGCGCGACAAAAGGCCTTTTTTATAGCACTGCAATTTGCTAAAATGCATTCTGAGAACGGATTCTTTAGATTATAGTCATCTCTTTCGAAACCATATCTTATAAGTGAAGGATCGTTGTCGTGGTTCCAATAAAAATTGATTAATTTATGACAAATTAAAAGCTTTGAAATGGTAAGTATTATTTTAAATAAAAGGAAAAGACTTCCTAAAGCTGTATATTTTTTAGTATTTCTTGCTTCAAATTTTTATATTAGGGTATAGAATACCCTTTTCACTGTTGTGAATAGAGAGTGGACGATATAATCGATATAAAGTCTTTTATGGATAATAGTTTTTTAAAAGTAAGTTTTCTAGATAGCTGGATCACTCTTTTTCTTAGTAAGGTCTACTTTCGAAGGATCAATTCATATTAAATAAAAAGCAAAGACTTTATAAAATCGCTGCTTAATTTTTTTATATATTTACAATAGGGATGAGTGTTCCCAACCCTATTCCTGAGCGAGGCCTTTGTCTATAAATCTATTTTGAAGTCTGAAGCATCTAGTGAAGAAGGATTGGAGATCAAAAGAGCAGGGTGCTTTCATTAATTCTAAAATATCCTTGACCGTTGTTTTTTTTATGATCTTTTGACATGTATCAAGATAGCCTTTGATATTCGTTTGCTTTATCTTAGAGCATAGACTACCAATTTTGGAGAATAAAGCCTTTAGCGCAGTGGCAAGTACTTTAAATACTAGAACAAGCAGCCCTAGTCCAGAGAGCTCGAGTCCACCGACTAATGAGTGGTAAGCTCTAGTCAGGCATGGGGTATCTTCTGTAGACCAAGCCTTATATATTCTTTTACCACCTAGGACGGATCCATAAACTGGAATAGTTCTTAATAAAGCTTCTTTTACAGACGCTTTATTGTGGAGTATAAGGTCTTTAGCGGGTGAGCTAATTTGATGTCCGTAGTCTTTTACTACGGGAGTTTGAATGGACTCTTTTGTTTTAACCGAGTTTTCTATACGACTTCCAATGCTTTCTGTAGGCATAAGAAAAATTCCCCCTTTAAAAAAAGATGTGACAATATTATTTTATTTTAATTTAAAAAGCGACAATTATTTTATTAATAAAAATTGAATTTATGTTAATAAATATGAGATTGGTTTTTATAATAAAGAAATCTTTATAGAATTTCTGAAAAGCACGCGCAGAATAGCGATGTTTAGTTTTCGAATCTAGAAGATAGAATTAAATTTCGTTCCTTAAGATGGCTTCACGGATTTCTCTCATGACTTGTTGCATGTAGTGTAGATTGTGTATAGAAGTCCAAATAGCAGCGTTAGGCTCTCTTACTTTAAAGAGATGTCTCAGGTATGCTCTGGAGATTCCTGACGAGCAGGTAAAACAGAAACATATGGGGTCTATAACTGAAGAGTCTTGGCTATATTTTTGATGGCCGATTTTGATTGAGCCTGTTCTTGATAAGATTAATCCGTGGCGGGCTGCTTTAGTAGGATAAGAACTGTCAAAAGAGTCTATCCCAAAGCCTACCATAGCATATATAGAAGGAAGGTCTCCGATTCCTAATAGGTGTACGGGGCGTTCTTTGGATAGAAACGAAGAGGTGATTTTAATAACTTCTAACATTTCTTGGAGGTTTCTTCCTAGGCTGCCTCCAATAGCAAATCCATCGAATGGTTGATCCTGAACAAAACAAGTGCCGAGACGACGTTGCTCGGGATCTAAGCCTCCATGAATTACCCCATACATTGATTGGTGTCTAGGATCTTTTCTATGATAATCTAGGGATCGTTTTTCCCAACTATAGGTGCGGGAACACGAAGTTAAAAAGTATTCTTGATCAGTATGAAAGGGGAGAAGTTCATCTAAAGGGATAATGATATCAGCTCCAAGATCTTTTTGAGCTTGTACCGAAATCTCTGGAGAAAGAAATAGATTTTTTCCATCTCTATAGGATTTGAACCACGCCCCTTCATCAGTAATTTTAACCAAAGAAGACATCCCTTTTTTTTTGCCACAACTTTTAATTTCTTCGGTAACAGAACCATAAGCAAGGCTAAAAATTTGAAACCCTCCAGAATCTGTAATGATAGGGGCCTGACGTCCGATAAATTGGTGCAGACCTCCCATTTTAGCTACTGTCTCTGGACCCGGATGAAGAAGAAGGTGGTAAGTGTTACAGAAGAGTAGAGGAATGTTGCTATGATCCACCACCCCTTTTAACGCTCCGTGAGTTGCTACCGGGACAAATGCGGGTGTATCAATAATCCCATGAACTGTTTCTATTTGTCCCACTCTAGCTTGGGATTTTTTAGATTTATGGATGATATGAAACTTAAGTGCCAAATTAGAGCCTTAACTATAAAGGAGAATAGGAGGGATTTGTCTCTTAGGAAAGAAGAAGCTTACAATGACAAAATTTTTAAGTAAATAGGGTTTGTGCAGTAGGAAGATCTTATTGAAAAAAAACTCTGGATTGGAGATATTTCAGGGTACTCATTTTAAGGCTACTTTTGTTTTGCTATTCAAACTAGTATGTGCGTTAACTTTCATTTGCAGAGTATATGTTAGAGAATATAGGCGAAGCTGCTAATTTCTTAACTGACGACCTAGGATAGCTTTAGTTAGGACTAGAGTTGGTATCGCTAGTGTAATAACAATGCCCTTGACTAGCATTGCAAAGATTATAACGTCACAAAGATTATTCACAAGCCCATACAATCCTAAAAATGAAAATAGGAGGGTATCAACAAGTTGAGAAAAGAGTAATGAAATTGTTGAGCGTATCGTAAAATATCGTTTTGAAAAAGCTTCTTGAAGTAAAGTAAAGAGTTTTATATCCAGAATCTGAACGAAAATTAGGGTGATTAGTGAGGCTAATACTATTCTTGGTGTCGAAGAAAACAGGGCTAAGAAGTTCTCTTGAGAAGTATCACTTGATGAGGGTATTAAAAGCAGGTGTAGCTGGGTAAGAACTAAAAATGCTATGGAGACTACCCAGGAGCATAGCATAGCATCATTGATATCATCTTTGCCATAGTGTTCTCGGGCATAATTTAGACAGGTAAGAAGACCGATGACATATACATCGGCAGAAGTTACTTCAAATCCCCAGAGATGGATCTGTTTTAGAACAAAGATATTCATTATGCTAGAAAGAAAGGATAACCATCCCGTAAGCCAAGCTTTTCCTCTGGAGGCAAAGAAAATTCCTAAGACTATAATAAAGAAAGTCTGAAATCCAAAAATTAATTCATTCACAAATAAAAATCCTTTAGATTTGCAATGCTTCAGTTATTAAAATTAGAGATAATATAAGTTTTGCTTTGGTTTAAGATATTCATGACTTCGTTTGTAGATTATGCTTAGCATTATTTCCAAACATCATAGAGGTTCGCACTTAAAAATAGCACGACGTTATTTCTATTTCTACCTTTGAAGAATATAGAAAGATTAGAGATTAGGCCTTCTTTTTAAATAGATCTTAGCCTGTTTGTTATCAATCTAACAGACTTTATAGGTGAATAGTGTGAGGGTTTAGTAGATAGACAGCAGAGAAACTACCGCTTCATCAAAATTTTAAATACTATTTAAAATAAATACTTGCTACTATTTTTGGTACCAACATCTAGAATAAGGTGTATAGCATGAGCTCTTTAACATTTGATCGTATTAAAGTTGGTTTTACTATTCCTGAAGAAGAAACTTCTTTGCGGAGGAACTCCTATATAGTTGCGGGAGGATTACTTATTCTTGCAGTAGCGTTATCTGTTTTATCTGTGATTTGTTTGGAGGTAGGTCTGGTTGGACTTTCTGCTGGGGCTGCTTTGACTCTTGGACTAGCCTGCTTTGTTCTTGCTCTTCTTCTTCTCTCTTTTAGCTTGATTATGCTCTTATCTCGAGAGAAGCGGACTTCCGATCTATTATATCTAAAGTTTGAAAAAGATTCTTCTCTAGATAAAACATTCCCATTTGAAAAGATCGATCCTGAATCCGAGACATCCACTTCCATTGCTGAGCGGCTTGGAGTTGTTGAAGAAAAGCTGAAAGAGGCAGAGAAATTTAATTCTCATAATCAGGGTATCTTTGTTTAAGGAATGAAGCTCTGAAACGTAAAGAATCTCCTTCTTTACGGAAGGAATCTATTTCTCATGATCTACTATGTATGCTGGATTCTGAATTAAAGGGAAAAGAAAAAAGGTCGAGATTTATGTGATCGGATCAAAATTATGAGATTCGAACTACTAGGAATAGAAAAAATGCCCACCGTTCTGATTGAAGAGATTAAAAATCGTCTTCGAAAGATTAAAAAGAGCTGAACCGGTGTTTATCTATAGGTTGTCAATAGATTTATAAGGCCTCGAACTTGAGGTGGGCATTTAAAAGTTCAAGAGACTCTAAGGAAAAACTTCCCTTTTCTTGCAAAACAAAATAGAAGTCACTAAGAGCTTAGAAGTGACCATAATTTCTTAGATTTCGCTATAAGAGAAAACGTTATTTTCTAGTTCTATATAAACAAAACGTTGTTCAGGATATTGTTGAAGCTCTTCGGACAGTTGTTTTTGTTTATCTATGTTCTTATTTTCAAGAGCAATACCACAAACCATTCGTCCAGCAGAGAGACCGTGGATTCGCTGTAAAATTTTATAACCAAATCCTGAGTGGATCATGGTTACTGATTCTAGATCTAAGGAGAAAAAGATTTCAGACCAGATGGTCTTATGCATAGGAAATCGCATCCTTGACCAAATGTCTTCGTCAATCTCTATTTCTTTATAATAAGGATTTTTGTTTTGAAGATACAGCTGTTCTAATAAGAGCATTGCCAAACGTGATTTGCCTTCATTGCTAACAAATTCTTCATGTTCTTTATTCTGTAAATCTTGGATAACCTCTTGTTCTTGGGGATCTCCATAGGTTTGGATATTGTGCTTTTGAATGCATTCTGTAGGCAATTGTACTTGAGTTAAATCAATATCCTTGAGTAGTGCATTTAGATCGATAGAGAGTATAAGACTCGGGGCTTGAGTTGTTGGGTTGGTAATAACCAACAGCTGCCAATATTTCTTCGGAAGATGGAAAACAGGATCATAAGCATCGCTCAAGGCGTTTTGGAATTGCAAATGGTTAGTAGCAAGAGTTGTCTCTAGATCCTTGGGAAGCGGATCGGGTGATTTAATTGTAAGGAAATTGGTTTTAGGATGCTTACGTTCAAACCTAGAGTGTAGGAGGTACTTAAGTGCTAAAGCAATTAGAGTTAGGGGTAGAAATAAAAATAGAATAATTTTCAGAATTTTATGAACGATGGAAAGCGAGACATGTTCTTCTTTTACTAGTACAAAACTATATCGAGAAATAGAGATGATCCTAGTTTTTGTTCCCCCTAAGAAAAAGTAAGAGTCTAGCTTAACCATAAGCTCATCAGAGAAATTCGTGGTTTGGTATCCAGGAGAAAAGCTGTATGTTTTCATATAAATAGTAGTTTTCAAATAGAGCCATTTTATTACGGAAATCATTAATTTTAAATGTAAATTTTTGAAAACTAATGTCTTGAGAGGAATTTCTTCAGATTTCCCAAGCACTTTTTTCATCCGTTTTTCTATGTTTTTTAGTTGGCAATGACTTATTTATAAAATATTTATGTTTTATAATTATTTTCTTTATAAATCATGAATCTTTGTTTTAAAAATATAGTCATTTATAATTTTTTGAATTATTTGTTTTTATGATTACTTTCTGCTCCCCAATCGTTTTTGCTAAAAAATATTTTTTGCCTTAAAAAGCAGGAGAAACATGTTCTAGAACACTTCAAGTGTTAGCAGAACAGGTAGATCAGTATTTCGATTTGGGCTGTGTAGACAAGACACGCTGTTTTCGGAAAGAAAATAGTATTATTTTTGAAAAAGTTCCAAAGAAAAAGGTTGTTTCCTATTTACTTGTTATTACTATTTTCATTGCTGTTATTTTTAAATGCGTGCTTTGCAAGATTTTATATTTGAAGTATCGTTTCGAGGAAGCTGATCAATCTACTGATTCTAAGGGCAATATTTCAGAAGTTAGGAGGGAAACTGCTTCCTGCATTGAAACAGTTAAAGATTTTTATCAATGAAACTCAATTTTTGATATTGCTCATAGAAATTTGCCTGTTCTTAAAAGGACTCGCCTGGATGCTCTTTCTGGACTAGAAGCACCTGCACTTGGTTTGGTTGATATAGAAAGCTTACAAATTCTGCCTTGGGAACAACATAATCAATGTTCTTTTAGAGACTTATATCGTCTGTTAATTGGAATTTTACCTTTGGGTTTAAATCCTTATAACTTGTTATCTAAGCAAGAAATGCAAAACGCAGACCCTATGTAATTCTATGGTTTTAGTATAAAAACAGTCTTTTTTAAGATACATGTATCTTAAAAAAAGAAGGGAAGATTGTTTTCAAAATTCTTTGATGGATACCTTCTTATTGATGTTTCGTGGATTTTTAGATCAACCGAAGAGTTTAGATAATAGCTTATAGAAAGTTTTCCACACATAATTGAGTTCATTATCTTTTAACTATCGAAATAATCTTTCACAAATCCATGATCTTTTAAGACAGGATGCAATTCGTTTTTCCAGTAAATAGAACAGTCTTTGAAAAACTTAGGATTGCTTTCTTATTTTTATTTAAGATCTTTATAATAAGACAGGCTTCTTATCCAGGATTGTTTTGAGAAGACTAGGAAATAAAGGTTACAAGGATTTTAAGTGCCTTAGATTGCCTGAAGAAAAATCAAGACCTATAGGTGATTGCGAATTTTTGAATAATTATGCAGAGTAGGTTTCTCCTAGGATCAAAGAATAGATAGATTTTGTTCTCCATGGGTTTTAGGATTTTTTATACTTTCATCATATTTTTTAATTTCAGCCAATATGGCTGGATGTAAGTGTGTTTAGTTAGTCAAACGTGCTTTGTTAGTGGATTGTCTTTTCTTATTATAAAGATCTTAATGTCTTTTGTTACTTGATTTGGCATTTATTGCGTGTTTGTTTCCCGTTTTGTAAGGGTAAAGTACTGTATAGGGGCTTCAGTTATAGAAAGCGGAAGTTTTTATCTCAACAGCCCTATTATTTCTATTTAAAATGCACTTGTTACGACAGTGTTGGCTTAGACTGCGAAAGTATTGTTGATACTTGTTATTATCGAGATAAATTATTAGATAAGATATTTTTAATTTTAACCACTAAGTTTAGTATGTTGAATTATCTTTAACTCCAATGAATTAAAAATTTATTAATAGGTAGTATCAGGAATTTCTATGCAGCCCTGACATTGAAGTTGCCAAAAGTTATGGTTAAGGAGAAGGGTAAGGGGGGGGAAATTATCAGAGTGCATTTCTGGAGGAGTTTCTATTTGTAGGGGTCCTAAAAATCGGTACGAGTCTTCGAGAGCCCAGATTTTCCTATAGAGCTTAAATTTACGAAATGCGGTGCTGCCTATGTCGATAAGATGTTTTTTAATTTGAGGTTGTAGAGTCCCGTCTGCCTGATGTTTTACTGTAAACATTTTCACTATAGGAATTGCTCTTAATTTCCATTTTGTCAAAGGGCATGCTAAGGATTCTATAGTAGCAAGATAACCGTTACAGCGATTGTGGATTAGAATTCCAGCACCGTATCCTAGGCTATAGCCGTAGTCATTGTCGAATTTTGTTGGTAATCCCGAGCGTCCTTCATATCCTAGAAAATGCGAGATCGCATTGAAAGGAACCTTGGGGAAATACTGTTGAAGATGATTTTTTACTAGATGAA
This Candidatus Chlamydia corallus DNA region includes the following protein-coding sequences:
- a CDS encoding queuosine precursor transporter, with product MNELIFGFQTFFIIVLGIFFASRGKAWLTGWLSFLSSIMNIFVLKQIHLWGFEVTSADVYVIGLLTCLNYAREHYGKDDINDAMLCSWVVSIAFLVLTQLHLLLIPSSSDTSQENFLALFSSTPRIVLASLITLIFVQILDIKLFTLLQEAFSKRYFTIRSTISLLFSQLVDTLLFSFLGLYGLVNNLCDVIIFAMLVKGIVITLAIPTLVLTKAILGRQLRN
- a CDS encoding DUF648 domain-containing protein encodes the protein MKTYSFSPGYQTTNFSDELMVKLDSYFFLGGTKTRIISISRYSFVLVKEEHVSLSIVHKILKIILFLFLPLTLIALALKYLLHSRFERKHPKTNFLTIKSPDPLPKDLETTLATNHLQFQNALSDAYDPVFHLPKKYWQLLVITNPTTQAPSLILSIDLNALLKDIDLTQVQLPTECIQKHNIQTYGDPQEQEVIQDLQNKEHEEFVSNEGKSRLAMLLLEQLYLQNKNPYYKEIEIDEDIWSRMRFPMHKTIWSEIFFSLDLESVTMIHSGFGYKILQRIHGLSAGRMVCGIALENKNIDKQKQLSEELQQYPEQRFVYIELENNVFSYSEI
- the tgt gene encoding tRNA guanosine(34) transglycosylase Tgt, with product MALKFHIIHKSKKSQARVGQIETVHGIIDTPAFVPVATHGALKGVVDHSNIPLLFCNTYHLLLHPGPETVAKMGGLHQFIGRQAPIITDSGGFQIFSLAYGSVTEEIKSCGKKKGMSSLVKITDEGAWFKSYRDGKNLFLSPEISVQAQKDLGADIIIPLDELLPFHTDQEYFLTSCSRTYSWEKRSLDYHRKDPRHQSMYGVIHGGLDPEQRRLGTCFVQDQPFDGFAIGGSLGRNLQEMLEVIKITSSFLSKERPVHLLGIGDLPSIYAMVGFGIDSFDSSYPTKAARHGLILSRTGSIKIGHQKYSQDSSVIDPICFCFTCSSGISRAYLRHLFKVREPNAAIWTSIHNLHYMQQVMREIREAILRNEI